Proteins found in one Paludisphaera rhizosphaerae genomic segment:
- the kdpA gene encoding potassium-transporting ATPase subunit KdpA, giving the protein MWLLPVSIVGLTVLLSVPVGRLLARIMDGDRLPAGPFAWIERRLDTGPQSWKQYAAGLILFNAVIFVFGYLVLAAQPAAPLNQTDSVFPDGKGMLSPTTIFNTAASFLTNTNLQHYSGEQHLSYFTQLVFIVANMFVAAGVGFCALTAVVRGLRGDSHMGNFYVDMWRLTAYVFVPASLVMGVALMAAGTPMTLEPSAEIQTVQAGVMGVGTNGTPKPQVIARGPVAAIEPIKQLGTNGGGFFGANSAHPYENPNAWTNVLECVGLLIFPFALVVMFGVMLKQPRQSAVIYAVMLTLLSAMIGWTVYQDSFVPNPAFESQADRTIVAGGAPEKTIPALGKLPIDSKGLGNTEGKELRFGPSAGPTFAALTTAISCGAVNCMHDSLNPLAGIGPLIGMQLNCVFGGKGVGLVNMLVYLIIGVFLAGLMVGRTPEYLGKKIEAREMKLAMLALLVHPIMVLGPTGLFAAMSWGREATNNPGAHGFSEILYEFSSASANNGSGFEGLADTFGFNDASRNLSTPATHAAAWDLSTGMVMLVSRFVPIIAPLALAASLARKRRTPFTTGTMRTDTPTFGFVLLGTVLLLGALLFLPALALGPIADHLGPIPFGR; this is encoded by the coding sequence ATGTGGCTTCTGCCTGTCTCGATCGTCGGCCTTACGGTCCTGCTCTCCGTCCCGGTGGGGCGGCTGTTAGCCAGGATTATGGACGGCGATCGGCTTCCCGCCGGCCCGTTCGCCTGGATCGAACGTCGCCTCGACACTGGGCCGCAGTCCTGGAAACAGTACGCGGCCGGGCTGATCCTGTTCAACGCCGTAATATTCGTCTTCGGTTATCTGGTGTTGGCCGCCCAGCCGGCGGCGCCGCTGAACCAGACCGACTCCGTCTTCCCGGACGGCAAGGGGATGCTTTCGCCGACGACGATCTTCAACACCGCGGCGTCATTTCTGACGAACACGAACCTGCAACACTACTCGGGCGAGCAGCACCTGTCGTACTTCACGCAGTTGGTCTTCATCGTGGCGAACATGTTCGTCGCGGCGGGCGTGGGATTCTGCGCCCTGACGGCGGTCGTCCGGGGGCTCCGCGGCGATTCGCACATGGGGAACTTCTACGTCGACATGTGGCGCCTGACCGCCTACGTCTTCGTCCCGGCGTCGCTCGTGATGGGCGTGGCGCTCATGGCGGCCGGGACGCCGATGACGCTGGAACCCTCGGCTGAGATCCAGACCGTGCAGGCCGGCGTCATGGGGGTTGGAACGAATGGGACGCCGAAACCCCAGGTGATCGCCCGCGGCCCGGTGGCGGCGATCGAACCGATCAAGCAGCTCGGCACCAACGGCGGTGGGTTCTTCGGAGCGAACTCGGCTCACCCTTACGAGAATCCGAACGCCTGGACCAACGTCCTGGAATGCGTAGGCCTGCTCATCTTCCCGTTCGCGCTCGTGGTGATGTTCGGCGTGATGCTCAAGCAACCGCGACAGTCAGCCGTGATCTACGCGGTAATGCTTACGTTGCTCTCGGCCATGATCGGCTGGACGGTTTATCAGGACTCCTTCGTCCCGAACCCTGCGTTCGAGTCCCAGGCCGACCGGACGATCGTCGCCGGGGGGGCCCCTGAAAAAACCATCCCCGCCCTGGGGAAGCTCCCCATCGACTCCAAAGGGCTGGGGAACACCGAGGGAAAGGAGTTGCGGTTCGGCCCCTCCGCGGGTCCTACATTCGCCGCCCTCACCACGGCGATCTCCTGCGGCGCCGTGAATTGCATGCACGACTCGCTCAATCCCCTGGCGGGCATCGGCCCCCTGATCGGCATGCAGTTGAACTGCGTGTTCGGTGGCAAGGGAGTCGGTCTGGTGAACATGCTCGTCTACCTCATCATCGGCGTCTTCCTGGCGGGCCTGATGGTCGGTCGAACTCCCGAATACCTGGGAAAGAAGATTGAGGCCCGGGAAATGAAGCTGGCCATGCTGGCGCTGCTCGTCCACCCGATCATGGTCCTGGGGCCCACCGGCCTCTTCGCCGCGATGAGCTGGGGTCGAGAGGCGACGAACAACCCCGGCGCCCACGGATTCAGCGAAATCCTCTACGAGTTCAGTTCGGCGAGCGCCAACAACGGATCGGGTTTCGAGGGACTTGCGGACACGTTCGGCTTCAACGACGCGTCCAGGAACCTCTCGACGCCGGCGACGCATGCCGCAGCCTGGGACCTCTCGACGGGCATGGTGATGCTGGTCTCGCGATTCGTCCCGATCATCGCCCCTCTTGCTCTGGCGGCGAGCCTGGCCCGGAAGCGGCGGACGCCGTTCACGACGGGGACCATGCGAACCGATACGCCGACCTTTGGATTCGTCCTGCTGGGGACGGTCTTGCTCCTCGGCGCCCTGCTCTTCCTCCCCGCCCTGGCGCTCGGCCCGATCGCCGACCACCTGGGGCCGATCCCCTTCGGTCGTTGA
- the kdpF gene encoding K(+)-transporting ATPase subunit F has translation MIWLTVLVAAFLFAYLLAALLRPENF, from the coding sequence GTGATCTGGTTGACCGTGCTCGTCGCCGCCTTCCTCTTCGCCTACCTGCTGGCCGCCCTGCTGCGGCCGGAGAACTTCTGA
- a CDS encoding sigma-54-dependent transcriptional regulator, producing the protein MNILVIDDETILRRTIRTVLESQGHAVEEAATGAQAVDRARAARPDLALLDLRLGRESGLDVLVDLERAAPGLAVVVITAYASIDTAVEAMRRGAVDYLPKPFTPRELADLIARWAVPRASVAQTAEAVLSSESPAMQRVLETAFAVAPSDASILLRGESGTGKGVLARAVHARSRRSAAPFVTVHCPSLSAELLESDLFGHTRGSFTGAVRDTVGKVAAAAGGTLFLDEVGDLPLPLQPKLLRLVQDRTYERIGEATSRTADVRIIAATNRDLEAETAAGRFREDLLYRLNVIELILPPLRDRRADIPVLADHLLAQFAGRLQRPVTGFTPAAREAIARHRWPGNVRELQNAIERGVLLCRGNEIDVSDLPAALASPLSTPAPRVAVGEEIPIDALEIEHIRRVLASSPTLDDAARTLGIDPSTLYRKRKKYGL; encoded by the coding sequence ATGAATATCCTGGTCATCGACGATGAGACCATTCTCCGGCGTACGATCCGAACGGTGCTGGAGAGCCAGGGGCACGCGGTTGAAGAGGCGGCGACTGGCGCCCAGGCCGTGGACCGTGCGCGAGCCGCTCGGCCCGATCTGGCGCTGCTCGACCTGAGGCTCGGCCGCGAGTCAGGGCTGGACGTTCTGGTCGATCTCGAACGCGCCGCGCCGGGGCTGGCGGTGGTGGTCATCACGGCCTATGCGAGCATCGATACGGCCGTTGAGGCGATGCGCCGCGGCGCCGTCGACTATCTCCCCAAACCGTTCACGCCTCGGGAACTCGCCGATCTCATCGCCCGCTGGGCCGTCCCGCGGGCTTCCGTCGCCCAGACGGCTGAGGCCGTGCTGTCGAGTGAATCTCCCGCGATGCAGCGCGTTCTGGAGACGGCGTTCGCCGTGGCCCCGAGCGACGCTTCCATCCTGCTCCGCGGCGAGAGCGGCACCGGCAAGGGCGTCCTCGCCCGCGCAGTGCATGCGAGGAGTCGTCGCTCGGCCGCACCGTTCGTCACCGTCCATTGTCCTAGCCTCTCGGCCGAGCTGCTGGAGAGCGATCTCTTCGGCCACACCCGGGGCTCATTCACCGGGGCCGTCCGCGACACCGTGGGCAAGGTCGCCGCGGCGGCGGGGGGGACGCTCTTTCTGGACGAGGTCGGCGACCTGCCGCTCCCCCTCCAGCCCAAGCTGCTGCGGCTGGTCCAGGACCGCACCTACGAACGCATCGGCGAGGCGACCTCGCGGACGGCCGACGTTCGAATCATCGCCGCCACCAACCGCGACCTTGAAGCCGAAACCGCCGCCGGACGGTTCCGCGAGGATTTGCTCTATCGCCTGAACGTGATCGAGCTGATCCTGCCCCCGTTGCGGGACCGTCGAGCCGATATCCCGGTTCTGGCCGACCATCTCCTCGCCCAGTTCGCAGGGCGCTTGCAGCGTCCGGTGACGGGATTCACACCCGCCGCACGCGAGGCGATTGCTCGGCATCGATGGCCGGGGAACGTCCGCGAGCTGCAGAACGCGATCGAACGCGGAGTCCTTCTCTGCCGTGGAAACGAGATCGACGTGAGCGATCTGCCTGCCGCGTTGGCGTCGCCCTTGTCGACGCCCGCTCCGCGCGTCGCGGTCGGCGAGGAGATTCCGATCGACGCACTGGAGATCGAGCACATACGCCGCGTGCTGGCGTCCAGCCCGACCCTGGATGACGCGGCTCGCACGCTTGGGATCGATCCCAGCACGCTCTACCGCAAGCGCAAGAAATACGGGCTTTGA
- a CDS encoding HAMP domain-containing sensor histidine kinase — MSLKYRLWLSFAPLLFLLALLGTGAVYSLGVVGNRIDEILRANYKSVEAMHGLNEALERIHAAFPEAMEGIPGARGRYEAAWTSFLKEYDLEKNNVTEAGEAELVARLGEATERYHRLGDEFLASPAGFDRKAAFYGVEGRTGPIQQAFEEVKKQADGIRRLNQESMELASEKARQTAAGARRWAGAGLIVALVATGMLAWRTTRTILRPIEDLTRSAQAVGDGRFDQLVTADTQDEVGELVASFNRMTSQLRDFRQSQATRLQRAQQASQSAIDAFPDPILMIEPGGRVDMANPAARQLLGVTPGGQADPPWQPPESLREPLADALRDRVPFFSRSFDQALTYRSEGGDRVYIPQVLPVRDPHGGTLGAAVVFNDVTQFRLLDEFKSDLVATASHELKTPLAGLQLAVHLLLEEAVGPITEKQTELLIDARDNTERLLKIVEHMLSLARLENRREPLAVRPEDPVGLLRAAVERVQPRVDGMKVSIDVGSAPLPPVAADPQRLGQALDNLLVNAANYTDLGGRITLSARSVDDDRVELAVQDTGVGIPPEYVPHVFDKFFRIPDQSRSQGTGLGLAIVKEIVTAHGGEVECESELGRGSTFRITLPVWKPAGALEAAL, encoded by the coding sequence ATGTCGCTGAAGTATCGGCTCTGGCTTTCCTTCGCCCCGCTGCTCTTCCTGTTGGCCCTGCTGGGAACGGGGGCCGTCTATTCTCTGGGGGTCGTGGGAAACCGAATCGACGAAATCCTGCGCGCGAACTACAAGAGCGTGGAGGCGATGCACGGGTTGAACGAGGCCCTCGAACGAATTCACGCCGCCTTCCCCGAGGCGATGGAAGGAATCCCCGGCGCGAGGGGTCGGTACGAGGCTGCGTGGACCTCGTTCTTGAAGGAGTACGATCTGGAGAAGAACAACGTCACCGAGGCGGGAGAAGCCGAGCTGGTTGCTCGGCTGGGCGAGGCGACCGAGCGATATCATCGTCTGGGAGACGAGTTCCTCGCTTCGCCCGCCGGGTTCGACCGGAAGGCCGCCTTCTACGGCGTTGAAGGTCGCACAGGGCCGATTCAGCAGGCGTTCGAAGAGGTCAAGAAGCAGGCGGACGGGATTCGCCGACTGAACCAGGAGAGCATGGAACTGGCCAGCGAGAAGGCCCGGCAGACGGCGGCCGGCGCTCGCCGATGGGCCGGCGCCGGCCTGATCGTCGCGCTTGTCGCGACGGGGATGCTCGCCTGGCGGACGACCCGAACCATCCTGCGTCCGATCGAGGATCTGACGCGTTCCGCCCAGGCCGTCGGCGACGGCCGTTTCGATCAACTCGTCACGGCCGACACTCAGGACGAGGTCGGCGAACTGGTGGCCTCCTTCAATCGCATGACGTCCCAGTTGCGCGACTTCCGCCAATCGCAGGCCACGCGGCTGCAGCGAGCCCAGCAGGCCAGCCAGTCGGCCATCGACGCCTTCCCCGACCCGATCCTCATGATTGAGCCCGGCGGTCGGGTCGACATGGCCAACCCGGCCGCTCGCCAGTTGCTCGGCGTCACTCCCGGCGGTCAGGCCGACCCTCCCTGGCAGCCTCCCGAGAGTCTCCGTGAACCCCTCGCCGACGCGCTTCGCGATCGCGTCCCTTTCTTCTCGCGATCGTTCGATCAAGCTTTGACGTATCGATCGGAGGGAGGAGACAGGGTCTACATTCCGCAGGTCCTGCCGGTTCGCGATCCTCACGGCGGGACCCTCGGCGCGGCCGTCGTGTTCAACGACGTGACCCAGTTTCGGCTTCTCGACGAGTTCAAGAGCGACCTGGTCGCGACCGCCAGCCACGAGTTGAAGACTCCGTTGGCCGGCCTTCAACTGGCCGTCCATCTGTTGCTGGAGGAGGCGGTCGGGCCGATCACCGAGAAGCAAACCGAGCTGCTCATCGACGCCCGCGACAATACGGAGCGACTGCTCAAGATCGTCGAGCACATGCTCTCCCTCGCCCGCCTGGAGAATCGCCGCGAGCCTTTGGCCGTGCGTCCCGAGGACCCCGTCGGCTTGCTCCGGGCGGCCGTTGAACGGGTCCAGCCGAGGGTCGACGGGATGAAGGTGAGCATCGACGTCGGCTCCGCGCCGCTGCCGCCGGTGGCCGCCGATCCCCAGCGCCTGGGACAGGCGCTCGACAACCTGCTGGTCAACGCGGCGAATTACACGGATCTCGGAGGCCGGATCACGCTGTCCGCCCGTTCGGTCGACGACGATCGGGTGGAATTGGCCGTACAGGACACGGGAGTCGGGATCCCACCGGAGTACGTCCCCCACGTGTTCGACAAGTTCTTTCGCATCCCCGATCAGTCGCGATCGCAGGGAACAGGACTGGGCCTGGCGATCGTCAAGGAGATCGTGACCGCCCACGGCGGCGAGGTCGAGTGTGAGAGCGAGCTCGGCCGGGGCTCCACGTTTCGCATCACTCTGCCCGTTTGGAAGCCAGCCGGCGCACTGGAGGCCGCGTTATGA
- a CDS encoding universal stress protein — translation MSEIDEAVGRPEQFLAMIRRQQRGRLKVYLGFAPGVGKTYGMLQEAHRLKAQGVDVVVGVVETHGRAETAALLDGLELVPRRKISYRGITLEEMDVDAVLARKPTVVLVDELAHTNAPGGKHAKRYEDVDDLLRAGVNVLSTLNVQHLESLYDVVERFTGTRQKERVPDSVLQQADQVVNVDLSAEDLQERLRVGKVYPADRAARALEGYFTGENLEQLRELALEHLAHILDRRRQERQVGNSEPSGSERVMVCVSSRSPNASRLLRAGARLADRLGAPWYAVYVQTPGEQTEKIDAATQRSVADTLNQARLANGVPMQFRGKDVATAVAGFVREYGITHVVVGRSQQPWWKTWFRTSLLDRIVRSVPEATVVVVGET, via the coding sequence ATGAGCGAGATCGACGAGGCCGTCGGTCGTCCCGAGCAGTTTCTGGCGATGATCCGCCGCCAACAGCGCGGGCGGTTGAAGGTGTATCTGGGCTTCGCGCCGGGAGTCGGCAAGACGTATGGGATGCTCCAGGAGGCCCACCGCCTCAAAGCCCAGGGGGTCGACGTCGTCGTCGGCGTGGTCGAGACCCACGGTCGGGCCGAGACCGCGGCCTTGCTCGACGGGTTGGAATTGGTCCCTCGCCGTAAGATCAGCTATCGGGGCATTACCCTCGAAGAGATGGACGTCGACGCGGTTCTGGCTCGGAAGCCGACCGTCGTCCTGGTCGACGAACTCGCCCACACCAACGCCCCGGGAGGCAAGCACGCCAAGCGTTATGAGGACGTCGACGATTTGCTCCGCGCCGGCGTCAACGTCCTGAGCACATTGAACGTCCAGCATCTGGAGAGTCTCTACGACGTCGTCGAGCGGTTCACGGGGACGCGCCAGAAGGAACGAGTTCCCGACTCCGTGCTTCAGCAGGCCGACCAGGTGGTCAACGTCGACCTTTCGGCCGAGGATCTCCAGGAGCGGCTTCGCGTCGGCAAGGTCTATCCAGCGGACCGGGCCGCTCGGGCGCTCGAGGGGTATTTCACAGGCGAGAACCTGGAGCAACTCCGCGAGCTGGCCCTGGAGCATCTAGCCCATATCCTCGACCGTCGCCGTCAGGAGCGGCAGGTGGGTAATTCGGAGCCGAGTGGGTCGGAACGGGTGATGGTTTGCGTCAGCTCCCGGAGCCCGAACGCCTCGCGACTTCTCCGCGCCGGCGCCCGGCTGGCGGATCGTTTGGGGGCTCCGTGGTACGCGGTCTACGTCCAGACGCCCGGCGAGCAGACGGAGAAGATCGACGCGGCCACCCAGCGAAGCGTGGCCGATACACTCAACCAGGCCCGGTTGGCGAACGGCGTCCCCATGCAGTTCCGAGGTAAGGACGTGGCCACGGCCGTCGCGGGTTTCGTCCGCGAGTACGGGATCACCCACGTGGTTGTCGGCCGCAGCCAGCAGCCCTGGTGGAAGACCTGGTTCCGAACCTCCCTCCTCGATCGGATCGTTCGCTCTGTCCCCGAGGCGACCGTCGTGGTGGTCGGGGAGACCTGA
- a CDS encoding SDR family NAD(P)-dependent oxidoreductase, translating into MDLNLRGRVAVVTGGASGIGRAVARAFAAEGAHVALWDLNDEVGVESNRLGAEFSAPVMGVPVDVADEAAVDLALARTVAELGPIDHLVHAAAIGSGKFGFPFTNLRPSDWARVLNVNVIGMANVAHALAPVMIERKSGTMVFVASVAGQIGSQTDPPYSASKAANINFAQCLAKDLASHGVRVNTVCPGMVQTPLNRSVWQAWHDQASPADRLSYDEWSDRKIRAVVPLGRWQTAEAVADMIVFLSSDRTAHVTGQTINVDGGFVMHW; encoded by the coding sequence ATGGATCTGAATCTGAGAGGTCGAGTCGCGGTAGTCACAGGCGGAGCGAGCGGGATCGGGCGGGCTGTGGCGAGGGCCTTCGCCGCCGAAGGGGCCCACGTGGCGCTCTGGGACCTGAACGACGAGGTCGGCGTCGAATCGAACAGGCTCGGCGCGGAGTTCTCGGCGCCCGTCATGGGAGTTCCCGTCGACGTAGCCGACGAGGCGGCCGTCGACCTCGCCCTGGCGCGGACGGTCGCCGAACTGGGCCCGATCGACCATCTCGTCCACGCCGCGGCGATCGGTTCCGGCAAGTTCGGCTTCCCGTTCACCAACCTTCGCCCGTCCGACTGGGCTCGCGTGCTGAACGTCAACGTGATCGGCATGGCGAACGTCGCCCACGCCCTCGCGCCCGTGATGATCGAGCGCAAGTCAGGCACGATGGTTTTCGTCGCCTCCGTCGCCGGTCAGATCGGCTCGCAGACCGATCCTCCCTACAGCGCGTCCAAGGCGGCCAACATCAACTTCGCCCAGTGTCTGGCGAAGGATCTGGCCTCGCACGGCGTCCGCGTCAACACGGTCTGTCCCGGGATGGTGCAGACCCCGTTGAACCGCTCGGTCTGGCAGGCCTGGCATGACCAGGCCTCCCCGGCCGACCGCCTCTCCTACGACGAATGGTCGGACCGGAAGATCCGCGCAGTCGTGCCGCTCGGCCGCTGGCAAACCGCCGAGGCTGTGGCCGACATGATCGTCTTCCTATCCTCGGATCGAACCGCGCACGTCACCGGCCAGACGATCAACGTCGACGGCGGTTTCGTCATGCACTGGTAG